One genomic region from Spirosoma sp. KCTC 42546 encodes:
- a CDS encoding DUF1684 domain-containing protein, whose product MKRTDSSIGPLNIYSGSFFGLWLLAMLTSVGWRVSDGPSYKVQLEEWHQKRVKSLKSESGWLNVAGLYWLKEGANKVGSDTGNDITFPSGKAPEQVGTFQLTNGTVFFTPAPGAAVLADRLGQSTDGSSVKPEPLLTTETIFSPESKKPVTLQHGSLRWFIIKRGNKYGVRLRDLESPALNEFHGIDRFPVDETWRLKARLEVPSEPKTIPIMDVIGQLSQYPLAGTLVFERGGKTYRLDAAGEGEKLFILFGDPTNTHDTYGAGRFLYADKAGPDGTTTLDFNQAINPPCAFTTFATCPLPPKQNKLALAVTAGEKRYGDH is encoded by the coding sequence ATGAAACGCACGGATTCTTCTATCGGCCCTCTGAACATCTACTCGGGCAGTTTTTTCGGACTGTGGTTACTGGCTATGCTGACCTCGGTAGGCTGGCGGGTTTCGGACGGCCCATCCTACAAAGTACAACTAGAGGAGTGGCATCAAAAACGGGTGAAATCACTCAAAAGCGAATCGGGCTGGCTGAATGTAGCGGGCCTGTACTGGCTTAAGGAAGGAGCGAATAAGGTAGGTAGCGATACGGGTAATGACATTACGTTTCCATCGGGAAAGGCACCCGAACAAGTAGGCACCTTTCAGCTTACAAATGGAACGGTATTCTTCACGCCCGCGCCGGGAGCCGCTGTACTCGCCGACCGATTAGGCCAGTCAACCGATGGCTCTTCTGTAAAGCCAGAACCATTGCTTACGACAGAAACGATCTTTTCGCCAGAAAGCAAAAAGCCGGTAACTCTGCAACATGGGTCACTTCGTTGGTTCATTATTAAACGAGGTAATAAATACGGGGTTCGTCTGCGTGATCTGGAAAGCCCGGCCCTGAACGAATTTCATGGAATAGACCGCTTTCCGGTAGATGAAACCTGGCGACTTAAAGCCCGGCTGGAAGTGCCATCGGAGCCCAAAACTATTCCCATCATGGATGTGATTGGACAGTTGTCGCAATACCCACTGGCCGGGACACTCGTTTTTGAGCGAGGAGGAAAAACCTACCGCCTGGATGCCGCTGGTGAAGGGGAGAAGCTGTTTATTTTATTTGGTGATCCCACCAATACCCATGATACCTATGGGGCAGGCCGCTTCCTGTATGCCGATAAAGCGGGTCCCGATGGCACAACCACGCTCGATTTCAATCAGGCCATCAACCCGCCCTGTGCTTTCACAACATTTGCTACCTGCCCACTGCCACCCAAGCAGAATAAACTGGCTCTGGCCGTTACAGCGGGTGAAAAACGCTACGGGGACCACTGA
- a CDS encoding sterol desaturase family protein has translation MQLNWLAFAVPLFLLLMGAEYLVAKAQKKNYFQFNNAVANLNVGIAERLLDSFTVGLFYFVYDYLHRHYALLDIRANAWGWIGLFIATDFVWYWYHRLAHEINVLWAVHVVHHQSEDFNYTVSARITVFQAIVRTGFWSILPVIGFPAEMITTVLLIHGLYPFFIHTRTIGKLGWLEYVLVTPSHHRVHHASNPEYLDKNYGDVLIIWDKLFGTFMEEQTEPVYGLTKQLNSHSFLWQHFHGLLEVLVAARRQTGWSGKLRVLFGRPDSVDPGIRDELERRFLSADAASRTAVHTKRRRFKGYVIGQMAGTLLILFGFLLIESYVPGYLQFLTALFILLTLVNCGALLEQRQWVLYLEIGRVMVLWLALYSVLGYPMLLVLGYIGALSLWAYFSGIQKRYFQLVYGSSL, from the coding sequence ATGCAGTTGAATTGGCTTGCTTTTGCGGTTCCTCTATTTCTGCTCCTTATGGGTGCGGAATACCTTGTTGCAAAAGCGCAGAAGAAAAACTATTTCCAGTTTAATAACGCTGTTGCGAACCTCAATGTGGGTATTGCCGAGCGGCTGTTGGATAGTTTCACGGTTGGGCTGTTTTATTTCGTGTATGACTACCTGCATCGCCACTATGCACTTCTCGATATTCGGGCGAATGCATGGGGCTGGATTGGCCTGTTCATCGCAACGGACTTTGTCTGGTATTGGTATCACCGGCTGGCGCACGAAATAAACGTGCTCTGGGCCGTTCATGTGGTTCATCATCAGAGTGAAGATTTCAATTATACGGTTTCGGCCCGGATTACGGTGTTTCAGGCCATTGTCCGCACAGGCTTCTGGTCAATATTGCCCGTCATTGGCTTTCCGGCGGAGATGATTACAACGGTTCTTCTAATTCACGGGCTATATCCATTTTTTATCCACACCCGCACAATCGGTAAATTGGGCTGGCTTGAGTATGTGTTGGTAACACCTTCGCACCACCGGGTGCATCATGCCAGCAACCCCGAATACCTGGATAAAAACTACGGTGATGTGCTTATCATCTGGGATAAACTATTTGGCACGTTTATGGAAGAGCAGACAGAGCCGGTGTATGGATTGACTAAGCAACTGAACAGCCATAGTTTTTTATGGCAGCATTTTCATGGACTTCTCGAAGTATTGGTAGCGGCCAGGCGGCAAACTGGCTGGTCAGGAAAACTACGTGTGCTGTTTGGCCGACCTGATTCGGTCGATCCTGGTATACGGGATGAGTTGGAACGTCGGTTTTTATCCGCTGATGCGGCCAGCCGTACCGCCGTACATACGAAAAGACGCCGGTTTAAAGGCTACGTGATCGGACAGATGGCGGGCACGTTGCTGATTCTGTTCGGCTTTCTGCTGATCGAATCGTACGTACCGGGCTATCTTCAGTTTTTGACAGCCTTATTTATTCTGCTTACGTTAGTCAATTGTGGTGCCTTACTCGAACAGCGGCAATGGGTGTTATACCTTGAAATTGGGCGAGTGATGGTGCTTTGGCTGGCTTTATATAGTGTGTTAGGTTATCCCATGCTCCTAGTGTTGGGCTATATCGGCGCCCTGTCGCTCTGGGCATACTTCTCAGGTATTCAAAAACGGTATTTTCAATTGGTATACGGTTCCTCACTATGA
- a CDS encoding phytanoyl-CoA dioxygenase family protein encodes MVLTEHPVANQSAGALTADQTAFFEKNGFLHIKNFVSRDVVQLFLKELQRVEANWLAEKVDKINGTPLKFGRDENGQTIVQRFAFTSLFSPILSEFLQDDRLQALTALLQPYDGRINEIEKDGLVVNHYVRTPESNFSRMGWHTDSPRDLFLGHRIRPMLNVGLHLDDCPKSNGGLRVLPGTHKQNTLMTLFRKRQFIDHRPDPREVGFDIEAGDLTIHNGSLWHRVEQSPKLGAESRRRVMYIPIITGDYQPKSASSKTPFYHRFAARIQN; translated from the coding sequence ATGGTACTCACCGAACACCCAGTTGCTAATCAATCAGCGGGAGCGCTGACCGCTGATCAAACGGCCTTTTTTGAAAAAAACGGCTTTCTGCATATTAAAAACTTTGTTAGTCGTGACGTAGTGCAGCTTTTCCTGAAGGAGTTACAGCGCGTTGAAGCGAATTGGCTGGCGGAGAAGGTAGATAAAATCAATGGAACTCCCCTGAAATTCGGCCGAGATGAAAATGGGCAAACGATTGTACAGCGGTTTGCCTTCACCTCGTTGTTTAGTCCCATTCTGAGTGAATTTCTGCAGGATGATCGACTACAGGCATTAACGGCACTCCTACAACCCTACGATGGCCGCATTAACGAAATCGAGAAAGACGGTCTGGTGGTCAATCACTATGTACGCACACCCGAGAGTAATTTCTCGCGCATGGGCTGGCATACCGATAGCCCGCGCGATTTATTCCTGGGGCATCGCATCCGTCCTATGCTGAATGTAGGATTGCATCTGGATGATTGCCCAAAGAGCAATGGTGGCCTGCGCGTGTTGCCTGGCACGCATAAGCAAAATACACTGATGACTTTGTTTCGTAAGCGTCAGTTTATCGATCACCGTCCCGATCCGCGCGAAGTTGGATTCGATATTGAAGCGGGGGATCTAACCATTCATAATGGCAGTCTGTGGCATCGGGTGGAGCAATCGCCTAAACTGGGCGCTGAAAGCCGCCGTCGGGTTATGTACATTCCCATTATCACGGGCGATTACCAGCCAAAAAGTGCATCCAGCAAAACGCCTTTCTACCATCGTTTTGCTGCTAGAATCCAGAACTAA